A genomic window from Rhodococcus sp. KBS0724 includes:
- the gcvH gene encoding glycine cleavage system protein GcvH: MSELDTPTDLRYTAEHEWVKRTGPTSVRVGITDFAQSQLGDVVFVQLPAAGEDVTAGESLGEVESTKSVSDIFAPFTAKVIAANGELDGAPELVNTDPYNNGWLVDLEVADEATLDSAISETLDAAGYTALTSS, from the coding sequence GTGAGTGAGCTCGATACACCTACCGATCTGCGTTACACCGCGGAACACGAGTGGGTGAAGCGAACCGGCCCGACATCTGTTCGAGTCGGCATTACCGACTTCGCTCAGTCACAGCTCGGAGATGTGGTGTTCGTTCAGCTCCCCGCCGCGGGAGAAGACGTCACCGCAGGCGAGTCGCTCGGTGAGGTCGAATCGACCAAGAGCGTGTCAGACATCTTTGCACCGTTCACCGCGAAAGTTATTGCGGCCAACGGCGAATTGGATGGCGCTCCCGAACTCGTGAACACCGATCCGTACAACAACGGTTGGCTCGTCGATCTCGAGGTTGCCGACGAAGCCACTTTGGACAGTGCGATTTCGGAGACTTTGGACGCTGCGGGATACACCGCCCTGACGTCCAGCTAG
- a CDS encoding DUF2254 domain-containing protein has protein sequence MKAWFEHTVVDTGRLPLFFLLVAFLLTFLFIRFSVRMIRAEVSWWPGNVTPGGMHIHHMVFGLMMMLVSGFAFIALADFHTPVANCVLASVFGIGSALVLDEYALVLHLRDVYWAEEGRSSIDAVFVAIAISFLFLFGVHPIGFAGEFDPYEQDRSIATLIAIIVALILQLALAMITLLKGKLWTGLIGLFFPPLLIVGAIRLSRPGAPWARSRYRYKPVKLSRAVAREQRVREPLIKAKIRFQESVSGSFGVPEAIPRPAAEPATASTPEPSPTTPKWRISDALRWRRTRRRLRTVPVWRLPVLLVVAAFFLADTLIDVDSSVFDGFGSDSLEYAVDPGATATLLSVIAGGMITLTGLVFTAITLAMQFGASQISVRVVPMLAQQRVMRWSIGMFLATFVYSIIVALDLALNTQHSAPQISTYTALFLAIISAILFIALVSRVGSILNSSRLLRWIAAEGRSAIVRSYPHYDESAQDAPSVAAAPVTDRAPAVDDSADLLVVRLRHLSPNGRILLAINLPRLERLASKWGVSVEVVPGIGEFVAQNAPLFEVRGTSMAIRPDSLMSCLIFGDTHGPVVGPAAAIQSIVDIALKALSPAINDPGRAVQALDHIEDLLVLLAPRVHADSATSTLTRIRGQERTWTDYVSIATDEIRHFSTNSAQVQRRLRAVLTTLLTACPADQHAPLLERLDAMNTQLTREWTGELDIRLAGVADPQGLGSEAGASGRVHPLIVGRPAAK, from the coding sequence GTGAAAGCATGGTTCGAGCACACAGTCGTCGATACCGGACGGCTGCCGTTGTTCTTCCTGCTGGTCGCGTTTCTGCTTACCTTCTTGTTCATCAGATTCAGTGTGCGCATGATTCGCGCGGAAGTGTCGTGGTGGCCGGGCAATGTCACCCCCGGTGGTATGCATATCCATCACATGGTGTTCGGGCTGATGATGATGCTCGTCTCCGGGTTTGCCTTCATCGCGTTGGCGGATTTCCACACTCCCGTCGCCAATTGTGTACTCGCGTCTGTGTTCGGAATCGGTAGCGCGCTGGTACTCGACGAATACGCTTTGGTCCTGCATTTGCGTGATGTCTATTGGGCCGAGGAGGGTCGGTCGTCGATAGATGCGGTATTCGTGGCGATCGCCATTTCCTTTCTTTTCTTGTTCGGCGTCCATCCGATCGGGTTTGCCGGCGAGTTCGATCCGTACGAACAAGATCGCAGTATCGCGACTCTCATCGCGATAATCGTCGCGCTGATACTTCAATTGGCGCTCGCGATGATCACACTTCTCAAAGGCAAGTTATGGACCGGTCTGATCGGACTGTTCTTCCCGCCGCTCCTGATCGTCGGCGCAATCCGTCTGAGCCGACCTGGTGCGCCGTGGGCCAGGTCCCGGTACCGCTACAAGCCGGTGAAGCTCTCTCGCGCGGTCGCTCGCGAGCAACGTGTCAGAGAACCACTGATCAAAGCCAAGATTCGATTCCAGGAAAGCGTCTCGGGAAGTTTCGGGGTACCGGAAGCCATCCCCCGGCCGGCAGCTGAACCGGCCACAGCGTCGACGCCCGAGCCGTCGCCCACGACTCCGAAGTGGCGGATATCCGACGCACTGCGATGGCGTCGTACCCGCAGACGACTTCGCACCGTCCCTGTGTGGCGGCTACCCGTTCTGCTGGTCGTCGCTGCGTTCTTCTTGGCCGACACGCTTATCGACGTCGACAGTTCCGTATTCGACGGCTTCGGTTCCGATTCGCTGGAATACGCCGTGGATCCGGGGGCTACGGCAACTTTGCTGAGTGTTATCGCCGGCGGAATGATCACCCTCACCGGCCTTGTGTTCACCGCGATCACACTTGCCATGCAATTCGGTGCTTCGCAGATATCGGTACGGGTGGTTCCCATGCTGGCTCAGCAGCGAGTTATGCGATGGTCCATCGGGATGTTTCTCGCGACATTTGTGTACTCGATCATCGTTGCCCTGGATCTTGCTCTCAATACCCAGCATTCAGCTCCCCAGATATCCACGTACACGGCGTTGTTCCTCGCGATCATCAGCGCAATTCTGTTCATCGCCCTGGTGTCCCGGGTCGGCTCGATTCTCAATTCGAGTCGACTTCTTCGGTGGATCGCGGCCGAGGGACGAAGCGCAATCGTTCGCTCGTACCCGCACTACGACGAATCGGCTCAGGACGCACCCTCCGTCGCCGCAGCACCTGTCACTGATCGCGCACCGGCCGTCGACGATTCAGCGGACCTCCTGGTTGTTCGACTGCGACACCTCTCCCCCAACGGGCGCATACTTCTGGCGATCAACCTGCCGCGGTTGGAGCGATTGGCGTCCAAGTGGGGCGTCAGCGTCGAAGTGGTGCCAGGCATCGGAGAATTTGTAGCCCAGAACGCGCCGCTGTTCGAAGTGCGTGGCACGTCGATGGCGATTCGCCCGGATTCTCTGATGTCGTGCCTGATCTTCGGTGACACTCACGGTCCCGTCGTCGGTCCTGCGGCGGCAATTCAATCCATCGTCGATATAGCGCTCAAAGCACTGTCGCCGGCCATCAACGATCCGGGCCGCGCGGTCCAGGCTCTCGACCACATCGAAGATCTGCTCGTTCTGCTGGCACCGCGAGTACATGCCGACTCCGCGACGTCCACGCTGACCCGGATCCGCGGGCAGGAAAGAACCTGGACTGACTACGTGTCCATCGCCACCGACGAAATTCGGCACTTCAGTACCAATTCTGCTCAGGTGCAGCGCCGACTGCGCGCCGTGCTCACCACCTTGCTGACAGCGTGCCCGGCGGATCAACATGCCCCACTCCTCGAACGCCTCGACGCCATGAACACTCAACTGACCCGCGAATGGACCGGCGAACTGGACATCCGCCTGGCCGGTGTCGCCGATCCCCAGGGCCTCGGATCTGAAGCGGGGGCTAGCGGACGCGTCCATCCGCTGATCGTCGGACGACCGGCGGCGAAGTAG
- a CDS encoding DUF881 domain-containing protein, which yields MKRTGEDVRRNPVPSLLRSLMTEHLDPGYEAAALEREHDHSKNTAPRTGPWLALGGLLLGFVLTVSAVAAAGQVSGTEDLRADLVAKVRATEDQIDDLDATRRSLAAAVDAARATALAGDTEGNEILGQLRRIESEAGAEAVHGEGITVTLTDPAGRPNLSDASQRSVGGKSVVLDRDIQSVVNALWAGGAEAVAVGGVRIGPTVTIRQAGGAMLVDNQPVFSPYVVEAIGDSRAMQREFVVSDAYLRMSSIAQLYGVGFAVAEDNSMNLPPAATRPVRVATEPIGPK from the coding sequence ATGAAAAGGACGGGGGAGGACGTGCGCCGCAACCCGGTGCCGTCACTGCTCCGGTCGCTGATGACCGAACACCTCGATCCAGGATACGAGGCGGCAGCACTCGAGCGAGAACACGATCACAGCAAGAACACGGCGCCGCGCACCGGCCCATGGCTGGCTCTGGGCGGGCTCCTTCTCGGGTTTGTCCTGACCGTCTCAGCGGTCGCGGCAGCCGGGCAGGTGTCAGGCACCGAAGACCTCCGCGCCGATCTTGTTGCGAAGGTGAGGGCGACGGAAGATCAGATCGACGACCTGGACGCGACCCGCCGCTCCCTCGCCGCGGCAGTCGACGCCGCCCGCGCTACTGCTTTGGCCGGCGACACCGAAGGCAACGAGATTCTCGGGCAACTGCGCCGCATCGAAAGTGAAGCGGGCGCCGAAGCCGTGCACGGAGAAGGCATCACCGTCACCCTCACCGACCCGGCCGGACGCCCCAATCTTTCCGACGCATCTCAACGCAGCGTCGGTGGAAAAAGCGTCGTTCTCGACCGGGACATTCAGAGTGTGGTCAACGCACTGTGGGCAGGCGGCGCCGAGGCTGTTGCCGTTGGCGGCGTCCGCATCGGCCCGACGGTAACGATCCGTCAGGCCGGTGGTGCGATGCTGGTCGACAATCAGCCCGTCTTCTCGCCGTACGTTGTCGAGGCAATCGGTGACAGTCGCGCAATGCAGCGAGAATTCGTCGTCAGCGATGCCTACTTGCGGATGTCCAGCATCGCGCAGTTGTACGGCGTCGGTTTTGCTGTGGCCGAGGATAATTCGATGAACCTTCCGCCTGCCGCGACGCGTCCGGTGCGCGTTGCGACCGAACCGATAGGACCGAAATAG
- a CDS encoding small basic family protein — MKAGSALYGLAALVVGIVLGVVFSPQVPDAFAPYLPIAVVAALDAVFGGLRAYLDEIFDAKVFVVSFVFNVLVAALIVWLGDQLGVGTQLSTAIVVVLGIRIFGNAAALRRRLFGA, encoded by the coding sequence ATGAAGGCCGGTTCCGCGCTGTACGGACTCGCCGCATTGGTGGTCGGGATCGTGCTGGGTGTTGTCTTCAGCCCACAGGTGCCCGACGCGTTCGCGCCGTACCTCCCGATCGCCGTTGTCGCTGCCCTCGACGCAGTGTTCGGTGGCCTGCGGGCGTACCTGGACGAGATCTTCGACGCCAAGGTATTTGTCGTCTCCTTCGTCTTCAACGTTCTTGTTGCCGCGCTGATCGTCTGGCTCGGTGATCAGCTCGGAGTTGGCACCCAACTCTCGACGGCCATCGTGGTGGTGCTGGGGATTCGAATCTTCGGCAACGCTGCGGCACTGCGCCGCCGGCTGTTCGGAGCGTGA
- a CDS encoding CoA pyrophosphatase, giving the protein MVNVDLLDRAHVESAFSTFEPRSVDLGGRRLASVVFALMRDADGTSVFPLTKRPSKMRAHPGQFALPGGSVDAGETPEEGAVRELSEELGLTAATSDIIGRLDDYVTRSGFVIRPFVVWSGADIDKLVPNPDEVASLYAVTSAELDVDPRFVSIEESPNPVVQWPFRTSLVHAPTGAVVYQLREVLRGRHTRIDNLEQPVFAWR; this is encoded by the coding sequence ATGGTGAACGTGGATTTACTGGATCGGGCCCATGTCGAATCAGCTTTTTCGACCTTCGAACCACGATCCGTTGACTTGGGCGGACGCAGGCTGGCTTCGGTGGTCTTTGCCCTGATGCGAGATGCCGACGGCACGTCGGTGTTCCCGCTGACGAAGCGGCCGAGCAAGATGCGCGCACACCCCGGCCAATTCGCTCTGCCCGGCGGGAGCGTCGACGCCGGTGAGACGCCGGAGGAAGGTGCGGTGCGGGAGCTCTCCGAAGAACTGGGGCTGACCGCAGCGACGTCCGACATCATCGGCCGCCTCGACGATTACGTCACACGCTCTGGCTTCGTGATCCGCCCGTTTGTGGTGTGGTCGGGCGCCGATATCGACAAATTGGTCCCCAACCCGGACGAAGTTGCGTCGTTGTATGCGGTCACGTCCGCCGAACTCGACGTCGACCCGCGTTTCGTGTCGATCGAGGAGTCGCCGAATCCGGTGGTGCAGTGGCCGTTTCGCACCAGCCTCGTGCATGCTCCGACAGGGGCGGTCGTCTACCAGTTGCGGGAAGTCCTGCGTGGACGGCACACCCGGATCGACAACCTCGAACAACCCGTTTTCGCCTGGCGGTAG
- a CDS encoding DUF881 domain-containing protein, protein MAEAASRKHDEGRHELRPADKHRTNVVFAILATVLLGVLGVAIATQVRSTVAGDSLDSARPADLLVVLDNLNRREAALRQEVSELEDSLAKLRRSGSTDAALSEAQARLNALSIQVGTAPATGPGVTMTLTDPTGGVGPEVVLDLIQELRAAGAEAIQIAGATGEPIRIGVNSWVGGRSGDIEVDGTKIAAPYTVSAIGDPPTLAAALNIPGGVFDNVSRGGGSSTVEQSQQVTISALRQLNPRQYAQPGN, encoded by the coding sequence ATGGCTGAAGCAGCGTCCAGGAAACACGACGAGGGCCGTCACGAGTTGCGGCCCGCGGACAAGCATCGCACCAACGTGGTGTTCGCGATTCTTGCGACGGTCCTGCTCGGTGTTCTTGGCGTGGCGATCGCAACTCAGGTGCGCAGTACCGTTGCGGGGGACTCGCTCGATTCTGCTCGTCCCGCCGATCTGCTTGTCGTTCTCGACAACCTGAACCGACGCGAAGCGGCGCTGCGGCAGGAAGTCTCGGAGCTCGAGGATTCCTTGGCGAAATTGCGCCGCAGCGGAAGCACCGACGCGGCGCTCAGTGAAGCGCAGGCCAGATTGAATGCCCTCTCCATCCAGGTGGGGACGGCGCCGGCGACTGGCCCTGGCGTCACCATGACGTTGACCGATCCGACCGGCGGCGTCGGGCCCGAGGTCGTTCTCGATCTGATCCAGGAATTACGTGCCGCCGGAGCCGAAGCGATTCAGATTGCCGGAGCCACAGGCGAACCGATCCGGATCGGCGTGAATTCGTGGGTCGGCGGCCGCAGTGGCGACATCGAAGTGGACGGAACGAAGATCGCAGCGCCGTACACTGTGAGCGCGATCGGCGATCCGCCGACTTTGGCAGCGGCATTGAACATTCCGGGCGGAGTGTTCGACAACGTTTCACGGGGCGGAGGAAGTTCTACCGTCGAGCAATCACAGCAGGTCACGATCTCCGCCTTGCGACAATTGAATCCGCGCCAATACGCTCAACCCGGAAATTGA
- a CDS encoding CDP-alcohol phosphatidyltransferase family protein has translation MARLLLLPVFAYLLLVTHADGWALALLMLTGFTDWLDGKLARILDQSSKLGALLDPLVDRLYVVTTLVTFVARDFIPWWVAAILIGRDLILALTLPIYRRRGLPPPEVIYLGKAATFLLMFALPLVLAGYGDWAIAGFTHAFGFAFLIWGTVLYVWTAVIYVLKAARIARTYEVVPR, from the coding sequence ATGGCGCGTCTGCTGCTGCTCCCGGTGTTTGCGTACCTGCTGCTGGTGACGCATGCGGACGGGTGGGCGCTGGCACTGCTGATGCTCACCGGATTCACGGACTGGCTCGACGGCAAGTTGGCACGGATCCTTGATCAGAGTTCGAAGTTGGGGGCTCTGCTCGATCCGCTGGTCGATCGCTTGTACGTCGTGACGACGCTCGTGACGTTCGTGGCTCGCGACTTCATTCCCTGGTGGGTCGCGGCGATCCTGATCGGCCGGGATCTGATCCTCGCACTCACTCTTCCGATCTACCGCAGGCGCGGCCTCCCGCCGCCCGAAGTCATCTATCTCGGTAAAGCCGCTACATTCCTGCTCATGTTTGCGTTGCCGCTGGTATTGGCGGGTTACGGAGATTGGGCGATCGCAGGATTCACCCACGCGTTCGGTTTTGCCTTCCTGATCTGGGGAACAGTCCTGTACGTGTGGACTGCCGTGATCTACGTCCTCAAAGCGGCTCGGATCGCGCGGACCTACGAGGTTGTACCTCGATGA